A genomic stretch from Nitrospira sp. includes:
- a CDS encoding sulfite exporter TauE/SafE family protein, with protein sequence LMIVATSSLVGAWEYGRRGLVKTKAAAAFSWTGMVGSWGGAFGHRLIREEVLLVLFGLLLLLVRGIMARQQRPAVECDDEESCATRFPRTCWVKVGAIGLAVGTVNGLFGVGGGFMVVPALILVLKFPARAAIGTSLTIIALISLGGVVGHLQFGHLDWNLLAYVLLGSVTGMLLGVRAGSWLPPAVMGRVTASVTISIALILIVVNASKLWRLQG encoded by the coding sequence TTGATGATCGTGGCGACGTCATCGCTCGTCGGCGCCTGGGAATATGGCCGGCGAGGCTTGGTCAAAACCAAGGCGGCGGCGGCCTTCAGCTGGACCGGGATGGTTGGATCATGGGGTGGTGCCTTCGGGCACCGGTTGATTCGAGAAGAAGTGTTACTCGTCCTGTTCGGTCTGTTGTTGCTGCTGGTGAGGGGCATCATGGCGAGACAGCAACGCCCGGCGGTTGAGTGCGACGACGAAGAGTCTTGTGCGACGCGGTTTCCCCGCACGTGTTGGGTGAAGGTCGGGGCGATAGGCCTCGCGGTAGGAACCGTCAATGGATTATTCGGTGTGGGTGGCGGGTTCATGGTCGTCCCGGCCTTGATTCTGGTGCTCAAGTTCCCAGCACGAGCCGCAATCGGGACCTCGCTCACGATCATCGCGCTGATTTCCCTCGGCGGTGTTGTGGGACATTTACAATTTGGCCACCTCGATTGGAATCTCCTGGCCTATGTGTTGCTGGGCAGCGTCACCGGTATGTTGCTGGGGGTGCGAGCGGGATCGTGGCTGCCGCCGGCGGTGATGGGCCGGGTGACGGCCTCCGTGACCATTTCAATCGCGCTGATCCTCATCGTGGTGAATGCGTCCAAGTTATGGAGACTGCAAGGGTGA